A stretch of DNA from Streptomyces sp. NBC_01197:
GTCAGTGACGCCGCTACCCGCATGAAGACACCGAAGAGTCGGTAGAGCTGCGGAACAGCCCCCGCGACCTCGACAGTGCGCGAGTCCCGCAGGCTGACTCCGGGGATCACTTCGAGCTGGCTGGCAATGGTGGCCGACTGCCACCGCACCGCCAAGGTCGCTGCGGCTTCCGTGTGCGGCAGCCGTGGGCGGGAGTCGGCACGGCGCACCCCCTCAGTGGCGGCTTCCTCGATGGCCTTGCGCGCTTCGGTCGCAGGCCTCATCCGAGCGCTGAAGCGATCCCTGGCGTACTTGACCGGAGCCGTGACGGCCTGGGCGTCCCAGGCCGTCGCCTCATCGCAGGCCGCGTCATCGCCGGAAAGCATCACCACGGGCACCCCGAGTGCAGCGGCCGTGGCATGCGCGAACCCGATCTCTCCCATGGGTCGGCCGTCCAGCCACATGTCCTCGATCTCGTGACCCATATAACTGTGGCTGAGCACGCCCAGGGCACCGGCACGTGAGTGGTAGCCGACGCACAGCACCGCGTCGAAGTCACCGTCCAGACCTTCGAGCATCCCCATCCGCTTGGGCTTGCCCCTGACCAGCTCCGCCTCGCGGTGCATCTGATCCACCAGCAGGTTCCGCATGGATCCGTGTGCGTCATTCACCAGCACCCTCGTGGCACCGGCCGCGAGCGCGCCACGCACGGCCGCGTTCACGTCCTCGGTCATCATGACCCGGCCGTGCTGGTAGTCCTGCCCGCCGATCTGCACGTCCTGGGCACCCACCAGTCCCGTGACGCCCTCCATGTCGGCACTGATGTACACCTGCACGCCGCTGCCTCCGCTCTGGCCCCGGCAACCGCCGAGAACCCGATGATCACCACACTGCCGGTTCTAGGATGCCGGGCTCCCGCACACTCCCGGCAGCAGGTCCGTGCCCGCCAGTCTGCGGCGTTCCTGTTCGAGCTGTGTCAGCAGTCTGTTCTGGGTGGCGCTGTCCGGTGTGCTGAGGAACTTCAGCACCGCGTGCTGGAAGGCGTCGCGCAGGGTGGGCGGCATCGCGTCCGAGGCGTCGAAGCACAGCTTGTGCGTCGGCGCCTCGCTCGTTCCGCCGGTGAGGAGCGTCGCCGCCTTGCGGCCGAGCGGGTCGGTGGGCTGGGGGTCCGAG
This window harbors:
- a CDS encoding M55 family metallopeptidase, with translation MQVYISADMEGVTGLVGAQDVQIGGQDYQHGRVMMTEDVNAAVRGALAAGATRVLVNDAHGSMRNLLVDQMHREAELVRGKPKRMGMLEGLDGDFDAVLCVGYHSRAGALGVLSHSYMGHEIEDMWLDGRPMGEIGFAHATAAALGVPVVMLSGDDAACDEATAWDAQAVTAPVKYARDRFSARMRPATEARKAIEEAATEGVRRADSRPRLPHTEAAATLAVRWQSATIASQLEVIPGVSLRDSRTVEVAGAVPQLYRLFGVFMRVAASLTDQQPYC